The proteins below come from a single Chelmon rostratus isolate fCheRos1 chromosome 12, fCheRos1.pri, whole genome shotgun sequence genomic window:
- the si:dkey-154p10.3 gene encoding zinc finger protein 250 isoform X1 gives MVMSSVKQRYHDISPVTLQVVGGAVSASLYCGEVEGLLGGLVESFLVELYRCKLCQFTCGLKTSISSHLLLRHRPPTLTYLEGPDRGGGAEDREETGLQREASPYRLDLNGESKQSEEDEEFLLYNMLDNMSPPTCDISSEGGLQVAHTCEVSTLFEEESSIFPLKGGPVDLSCPIEPPATQEEMAQSAHLMTLGLCRISAAKPPPPPPPPPPPSTSQPVHPPPDNPPHPSQPDSLKQGETDGLPMRTSPSSKQRLPCLLCPLMLASRRLLDVHVRSHRVTGGFSCICCSWTADSWEELEPHWRSHCRRRRRRRRRREEQKQERKKKEKVATSRLFSCPVYLRTFRSTASQNLHQQTRDSCDRRHHSDHSDGWRGWPIGRTGVKKEAQTDNRLVPSQTRRSQTGSQQSVTEKTKETRRKKREEQEKEGGETGFCCSLCHRKFSTKLTLRRHLGIHGGEKPFTCPHCSYSSRLKASLLQHLRTHTGEKPYRCAECPYASIDRSSLLRHCRTHSQEKPYRCQHCDYSSIQKKSLDLHARRHHTGEAFPCQQCEYSSPDRQLLLRHVRRHHAPSQPAAL, from the exons atggtgatgtCGTCGGTGAAGCAGCGGTACCATGACATCAGCCCTGTGACTCTGCAGGTGGTGGGTGGGGCTGTGAGTGCCAGTCTGTACTGTGGGGAGGTGGAGGGCCTGTTGGGGGGTCTGGTGGAGTCCTTCCTGGTCGAGCTTTATCGCTGTAAACTCTGTCAGTTCACATGCGGCCTGAAGACCTCCATCAGCAGTCACCTGCTGCTCAGGCACCGCCCCCCCACCCTCACATACCTGGAGGGGCCTGACAGAGGTGGTGgggctgaggacagagaggagacggGACTCCAGCGAGAGGCGTCACCCTATCGGCTGGATCTGAACGGAGAGTCCAAACAGagtgaggaagacgaggagTTCCTGCTTTACAACATGCTGGACAACATGAGCCCGCCCACCTGTGACATTAGCAGCGAGGGGGGGCTGCAGGTTGCACACACCTGTGAG GTCAGCACTCTGTTCGAGGAGGAGTCCTCCATCTTCCCTCTGAAGGGGGGTCCAGTGGATCTCTCCTGTCCCATCGAGCCCCCCGCCACCCAGGAGGAAATGGCACAGTCCGCTCACCTCATGACTCTAGGACTGTGTCGCATCTCAGCTGCAAAaccgccacctcctcctcctcctcctcctccccccagcACTTCCCAACCCGTCCACCCTCCCCCTGACAACCCTCCTCACCCATCGCAGCCCGACAGCCTGAAGCAGGGCGAGACGGACGGTCTGCCTATGAGGACCTCCCCCTCCAGTAAACAGAGGCTGCCGTGTCTCTTGTGTCCTCTGATGCTGGCGTCCAGGCGGTTGCTGGATGTCCACGTCCGGTCTCACCGGGTGACCGGTGGATtcagctgcatctgctgcagctggacggCCGACAGCTGGGAGGAGCTGGAGCCTCACTGGAGGAGccactgcaggaggaggaggaggaggaggaggaggagggaggaacagaaacaagagaggaagaagaaggagaaggtggCAACATCGAGGCTATTCAGCTGTCCGGTCTACCTCAGGACGTTCAGGAGCACCGCCTCACAAAACCTTCATCAACAAACACGTGACAGCTGTGATCGGCGTCACCACAGCGACCACTCAG atgGATGGAGGGGCTGGCCGATTGGACGAACAGGAGTGAAGAAggaagcacagacagacaa CAGGTTGGTTCCCAGTCAGACCCGCAGATCTCAGACTGGTTCACAGCAGAGCGTCACAGAGAAGACGAAGGAAaccagaagaaagaaaagagaagaacaagAGAAGGAGGGTGGGGAGACTGGTTTCTGTTGCTCTCTGTGTCACAG GAAATTCTCGACCAAACTGACTCTGAGGCGTCACCTGGGCATTCACGGAGGAGAGAAACCGTTCACCTGTCCTCACTGCTCctacagcagcagactgaaggCCTCACTGCTGCAACacctgagaacacacacag gtGAGAAGCCGTACAGGTGTGCTGAGTGTCCATATGCCTCTATAGATCGCAGCTCTCTGCTCAGACACTGCAGAACTCACAGTCAGGAGAAACCATACAGGTGTCAACACTGTGACTACAGCAG tATCCAGAAGAAGAGTTTGGACCTGCACGCTCGCCGTCACCACACCGGAGAGGCATTTCCATGCCAACAGTGTGAGTACTCGAGTCCGGAccgtcagctgctgctgagacacGTCCGCAGACACCATGCCCCCTCCCAGCCTGCCGCACTATGA
- the opn4.1 gene encoding melanopsin-like: MSHHHPTRKLSLCSRGENCTSFLSGHHNHSRTSKLLHLPGQTPTHHTHLQPHLFPTVDVPDHAHYIIGSVILLVGVTGMLGNALVIYVFCRSRTLRTPSNLLVVNLAAADFLMSLTQSPVFFVASLHHRWVFGEFACELYAFCGALFGITSMMTLTAIAVDRCLVITQPLALLGTVSRGRVLGVLAGVWLYSLGWSLPPFFGWSAYVPEGLQTSCSWDYMSFTAAVRAYTILLFTFVFFVPLGLIAGCYFAIFWAVCRAGREVEQLNCGETNKAFERLHSEWRLAKVALGVILLFIVSWSPYSAVALTATAGYAHLLTPYMNSIPAVIAKASAIHNPIIYAITHPKYRAAIGRYVPLLRPLLRLQDKDLRSSFSSSGALSRRATLTSQSSSGVQLGASVRASSRWGKTRLSSASDSESCWTESEADGSSVGSTAFALQVSTDITADTTDSSDTAPLSSNTPEGGAAAEGRPPPHHTLR, translated from the coding sequence ATGAGTCATCACCACCCAACCAGGaagctgtctctctgctcccGGGGAGAAAATTGCACCTCCTTCCTTTCTGGTCACCATAATCACAGCAGGACGTCAAagctcctccacctgcctgGCCAGACGCCCACGCACCACACTCACCTGCAGCCTCACCTGTTCCCCACCGTGGACGTCCCTGACCACGCCCACTACATCATAGGCTCTGTCATCCTGTTGGTGGGAGTGACAGGCATGCTGGGAAACGCTCTGGTCATCTACGTGTTCTGTCGCAGTAGAACATTGCGGACACCCAGCAACCTGCTGGTGGTCAACCTTGCAGCTGCGGACTTCCTGATGTCTCTGACGCAGTCTCCGGTCTTCTTCGTGGCCAGCTTGCATCACCGCTGGGTGTTCGGGGAGTTTGCCTGTGAGCTGTACGCCTTCTGTGGTGCGCTGTTTGGCATCACCTCCATGATGACGCTGACGGCCATCGCGGTGGACCGCTGCCTGGTCATTACGCAGCCACTGGCCCTGCTGGGCACGGTGAGTCGTGGCCGGGTGTTGGGGGTTCTGGCGGGGGTGTGGTTGTACTCTCTGGGCTGGAGTCTGCCGCCGTTCTTTGGGTGGAGCGCCTATGTCCCTGAAGGCCTGCAGACGTCCTGCAGCTGGGACTATATgagcttcactgctgctgtgcgTGCCTATACTATCCTGCTGTTCACCTTTGTCTTCTTCGTCCCTCTTGGTCTGATCGCTGGCTGCTACTTCGCCATCTTCTGGGCGGTGTGTAGGGCAGGTCGggaggtggagcagctgaaCTGTGGAGAGACGAACAAGGCGTTCGAGCGTCTGCACAGTGAGTGGCGGTTGGCTAAAGTGGCTTTGGGAGTGATCTTGCTTTTCATCGTCTCCTGGTCACCGTACTCTGCGGTCGCTCTAACTGCCACAGCTGGCTATGCCCACCTCCTGACGCCCTACATGAACTCGATTCCTGCCGTCATTGCCAAGGCCTCCGCCATCCACAACCCCATCATCTACGCTATCACACACCCAAAGTATCGCGCCGCCATCGGCCGCTATGTCCCGCTGCTGCGCCCTCTGCTGCGGTTGCAGGACAAGGACCTACGTTCGTCTTTCAGCTCCAGCGGCGCTTTGTCTCGTCGAGCCACACTCACCAGTCAGAGCTCGTCAGGGGTCCAGCTCGGTGCCAGCGTCCGGGCCAGCAGCCGCTGGGGGAAGACCCGACTGTCCTCAGCGTCCGACAGCGAGTCCTGCTGGACAGAGAGTGAAGCCGATGGATCCAGCGTCGGGTCAACGGCCTTCGCTCTACAGGTGTCCACTGACATCACTGCCGACACCACGGACAGCAGCGACACTGCCCCCCTCAGCTCTAACACGCCTGAGGGGGgcgctgcagcagagggaagaCCTCCACCCCATCACACACTACGATGA
- the si:dkey-154p10.3 gene encoding zinc finger protein 250 isoform X2 produces MVMSSVKQRYHDISPVTLQVVGGAVSASLYCGEVEGLLGGLVESFLVELYRCKLCQFTCGLKTSISSHLLLRHRPPTLTYLEGPDRGGGAEDREETGLQREASPYRLDLNGESKQSEEDEEFLLYNMLDNMSPPTCDISSEGGLQVAHTCEVSTLFEEESSIFPLKGGPVDLSCPIEPPATQEEMAQSAHLMTLGLCRISAAKPPPPPPPPPPPSTSQPVHPPPDNPPHPSQPDSLKQGETDGLPMRTSPSSKQRLPCLLCPLMLASRRLLDVHVRSHRVTGGFSCICCSWTADSWEELEPHWRSHCRRRRRRRRRREEQKQERKKKEKVATSRLFSCPVYLRTFRSTASQNLHQQTRDSCDRRHHSDHSDGWRGWPIGRTGVKKEAQTDKLVPSQTRRSQTGSQQSVTEKTKETRRKKREEQEKEGGETGFCCSLCHRKFSTKLTLRRHLGIHGGEKPFTCPHCSYSSRLKASLLQHLRTHTGEKPYRCAECPYASIDRSSLLRHCRTHSQEKPYRCQHCDYSSIQKKSLDLHARRHHTGEAFPCQQCEYSSPDRQLLLRHVRRHHAPSQPAAL; encoded by the exons atggtgatgtCGTCGGTGAAGCAGCGGTACCATGACATCAGCCCTGTGACTCTGCAGGTGGTGGGTGGGGCTGTGAGTGCCAGTCTGTACTGTGGGGAGGTGGAGGGCCTGTTGGGGGGTCTGGTGGAGTCCTTCCTGGTCGAGCTTTATCGCTGTAAACTCTGTCAGTTCACATGCGGCCTGAAGACCTCCATCAGCAGTCACCTGCTGCTCAGGCACCGCCCCCCCACCCTCACATACCTGGAGGGGCCTGACAGAGGTGGTGgggctgaggacagagaggagacggGACTCCAGCGAGAGGCGTCACCCTATCGGCTGGATCTGAACGGAGAGTCCAAACAGagtgaggaagacgaggagTTCCTGCTTTACAACATGCTGGACAACATGAGCCCGCCCACCTGTGACATTAGCAGCGAGGGGGGGCTGCAGGTTGCACACACCTGTGAG GTCAGCACTCTGTTCGAGGAGGAGTCCTCCATCTTCCCTCTGAAGGGGGGTCCAGTGGATCTCTCCTGTCCCATCGAGCCCCCCGCCACCCAGGAGGAAATGGCACAGTCCGCTCACCTCATGACTCTAGGACTGTGTCGCATCTCAGCTGCAAAaccgccacctcctcctcctcctcctcctccccccagcACTTCCCAACCCGTCCACCCTCCCCCTGACAACCCTCCTCACCCATCGCAGCCCGACAGCCTGAAGCAGGGCGAGACGGACGGTCTGCCTATGAGGACCTCCCCCTCCAGTAAACAGAGGCTGCCGTGTCTCTTGTGTCCTCTGATGCTGGCGTCCAGGCGGTTGCTGGATGTCCACGTCCGGTCTCACCGGGTGACCGGTGGATtcagctgcatctgctgcagctggacggCCGACAGCTGGGAGGAGCTGGAGCCTCACTGGAGGAGccactgcaggaggaggaggaggaggaggaggaggagggaggaacagaaacaagagaggaagaagaaggagaaggtggCAACATCGAGGCTATTCAGCTGTCCGGTCTACCTCAGGACGTTCAGGAGCACCGCCTCACAAAACCTTCATCAACAAACACGTGACAGCTGTGATCGGCGTCACCACAGCGACCACTCAG atgGATGGAGGGGCTGGCCGATTGGACGAACAGGAGTGAAGAAggaagcacagacagacaa GTTGGTTCCCAGTCAGACCCGCAGATCTCAGACTGGTTCACAGCAGAGCGTCACAGAGAAGACGAAGGAAaccagaagaaagaaaagagaagaacaagAGAAGGAGGGTGGGGAGACTGGTTTCTGTTGCTCTCTGTGTCACAG GAAATTCTCGACCAAACTGACTCTGAGGCGTCACCTGGGCATTCACGGAGGAGAGAAACCGTTCACCTGTCCTCACTGCTCctacagcagcagactgaaggCCTCACTGCTGCAACacctgagaacacacacag gtGAGAAGCCGTACAGGTGTGCTGAGTGTCCATATGCCTCTATAGATCGCAGCTCTCTGCTCAGACACTGCAGAACTCACAGTCAGGAGAAACCATACAGGTGTCAACACTGTGACTACAGCAG tATCCAGAAGAAGAGTTTGGACCTGCACGCTCGCCGTCACCACACCGGAGAGGCATTTCCATGCCAACAGTGTGAGTACTCGAGTCCGGAccgtcagctgctgctgagacacGTCCGCAGACACCATGCCCCCTCCCAGCCTGCCGCACTATGA
- the LOC121615610 gene encoding uncharacterized protein LOC121615610, which produces MSSGYRVTMSERVMSSGVFVVQVCADLLSRGRVEVRAELSDGSFLQLNRTDEDLALMMKRLVDRFLDDGETLSSDLLTGLLEVQAAEQSSDPQVKTVEVNKLLTAIVNLPHQFSRSEAVLAFFEPSDVDRTFRKEEDQTLNQQEVQTLRQEAENQTLRQNEDQDHDVFQSPVVLSEIMRSNGFCLANTETILFDLTPPTHPVTQSDDCSGRRMSVGSAVCLQLCRSSVSPHLLRGFTGMMGKLMMRRSFRSTPPPCPAPSTCRSPGLRRRTSWTEWTHKHQRHGGTD; this is translated from the exons ATGTCGTCGGGGTATCGGGTGACGATGTCAGAGcgggtgatgtcatcaggtgtGTTCgtggtgcaggtgtgtgcagacCTTCTGTCCCGTGGACGAGTGGAGGTGAGGGCGGAGCTGTCGGACGgcagcttcctgcagctgaacagGACTGATGAAGACTTGGCTCTGATGATGAAGAGGTTGGTGGACCGTTTCCTAGACGACGGAGAGACGCTATCCTCCGACCTGCTCACAG GTCTGTTGGAGGTTCAAGCTGCAGAACAAAGTTCAGATCCTCAAGTTAAAACTGTGGAGGTGAACAAACTGCTGACGGCCATCGTCAACCTGCCACACCAG TTTTCTCGGTCCGAGGCAGTGCTGGCCTTCTTTGAGCCGTCTGACGTGGACCGGACCTTTAGAAAGGAGGAGGATCAGACCTTAAACCAGCAAGAAGTCCAGACCCTCAGGCAGGAGGCAGAGAACCAGACCTTAAGACAAAACGAGGACCAGGATCATGATGTCTTCCAGAGTCCGGTGGTTCTGTCAG AGATCATGAGGTCAAACGGTTTCTGTCTGGCAAACACTGAGACCATCCTGTTTGACCTGACTCCGCCCACACACCCCGTCACCCAATCAGATGACTGCTCAGGCAGACG AATGAGTGTTGGTTCTgccgtctgtctgcagctctgtcgttcgtctgtctctcctcatctTCTGCGTGGTTTCACAGGGATGATGGGCAAACTGATGATGAGACGGAGCTTCAGGTCAACCCCGCCCCCTTGCCCCGCCCCCTCCACCTGCCGCTCACCTGGACTCAGGAGACGGACATCCTGGACTGaatggacacacaaacatcagagacaCGGAGGGACGGATTAG
- the ccr9a gene encoding C-C chemokine receptor type 9a produces MTSMDDIMTTFSTEDPSSISPTPTADDDYDYLDLLCDRESVRDFRARYEPPLFWMITLVGAAGNLAVVWIYLSFRRRLKTMTDVYLLNLAVADLLFLVSLPLWAAEASYGWSFGSALCKVNSALYKVNLFSSMLLLTCISIDRYVVIVQTTKAQNSQLERRRCSRLVCLGVWLLALLLATPELVFANIAEAGSQQYCRMVFPPQLGNRTKILVLSLQVSMGFCLPFIVMAFCYSIIVAKLLKTRNFQKHKAMRVILAVVVAFVVSQLPYNGVLVMEAAQASNMTMTDCDEMKRFDKMGQVLKSLAYMHACLNPFLYVFVGERFRRDVLHLLHSCCRQPANKSQLSKSCRSPLSSTRASMMSDSETSQALSL; encoded by the exons ATGACCTCCATGGATGACATCATGACAACATTCTCCACCGAG GACCCGTCCTCCATCAGCCCCACGCCCACCGCTGACGATGACTACGACTATCTCGACCTGCTGTGTGACCGGGAGTCCGTGCGGGATTTCAGGGCTCGCTACGAGCCACCGCTCTTCTGGATGATCACCCTGGTGGGCGCAGCCGGGAACCTGGCAGTGGTGTGGATCTACCTGAGCTTCCGCCGGCGGCTGAAGACCATGACGGACGTGTACCTGCTGAACCTGGCGGTGGCTGACCTTCTGTTCCTCGTCTCATTGCCGCTGTGGGCGGCCGAGGCGTCGTATGGCTGGAGCTTCGGCTCCGCCCTCTGCAAAGTGAACTCTGCCCTCTACAAGGTGAACCTCTTCAGCAGcatgctgctgctcacctgcatCAGCATTGACCGCTATGTGGTCATCGTGCAGACCACTAAGGCACAGAACTCGCAGCTGGAGCGCCGCCGCTGCAGCCGACTGGTGTGCTTGGGGGTGTGGCTGCTGGCCCTGCTGCTCGCAACGCCTGAGCTCGTGTTCGCCAACATTGCTGAGGCAGGATCGCAGCAGTACTGCAGGATGGTCTTCCCGCCTCAGCTGGGCAACCGCACCAAGATCCTGGTGCTGTCGCTGCAGGTGAGCATGGGCTTCTGCCTGCCCTTCATCGTCATGGCCTTCTGTTACAGCATCATTGTCGCCAAGCTGCTCAAGACCCGAAACTTCCAGAAGCACAAGGCCATGCGCGTCATCCTGGCCGTGGTGGTGGCGTTCGTCGTGTCCCAGCTGCCCTACAACGGTGTGCTGGTGATGGAGGCAGCACAGGCCTCCAACATGACCATGACGGACTGCGACGAGATGAAACGCTTTGACAAGATGGGGCAGGTGCTGAAGAGTCTGGCCTACATGCACGCCTGCCTCAACCCCTTCCTCTATGTCTTTGTTGGCGAGCGTTTCCGCCGTGATgtgctgcacctgctgcacagctgctgccGCCAGCCAGCCAATAAGAGTCAGCTGAGCAAGTCCTGCAGGAGTCCGCTGAGCTCCACCAGAGCCTCGATGATGTCAGACAGCGAGACCTCGCAGGCTCTGTCGCTATAG
- the bfsp2 gene encoding phakinin, whose translation MPLPRRRSSFLGQPSSERPAPASCGRIGSAGTAAPRGVFVGSAPPMGGASCLGTRVSRRALGISSVFLQGMRSSAAPVLPRAGERAAGHGAAAAGLNSCLMEYRDKVRALEQLNQQLEEQIRLCLDRKASSAGAWGPLRRDWEDVYRQVSEAILDNARLMLQTENVQANAEDFKDRYENEQPFRKAVEEEISSLYKVIDDASLTKAELEEQMETMRAELRNLEHNHEQDVRVLYSQMAGREVDEPDAPIETSLDQILAYIRSHWEKVTERNRAETDSYLECKEAQCVSSRLSPEEEQVEALKAECNETGCKIQSLQAETESIRALKRGLENSLGDARHWHDMELQNLGSVVAKLEAELADVRGEIEQQRRDYDTLLSNKQRLEQEIGMYHGILDGEESRFQPAEMPCPGLHSEPEGAAIASAAPDSRTNAPGPPGPPGTPGQ comes from the exons ATGCCTCTGCCCCGACGCCGCTCTTCTTTCCTGGGACAGCCGTCCTCCGAGCGCCCGGCCCCCGCCTCCTGCGGGCGGATAGGCTCGGCCGGCACCGCCGCCCCCCGCGGCGTCTTCGTGGGCTCGGCCCCCCCGATGGGCGGGGCGTCCTGCCTAGGGACGCGGGTGTCCCGGCGGGCTCTGGGCATCAGCAGCGTGTTCCTGCAGGGAATGAGGAGCAGCGCGGCACCGGTGCTCCCCCGGGCTGGAGAGCGGGCAGCGGGTCACGGTGCGGCGGCGGCGGGGCTCAACAGCTGCCTGATGGAGTACAGAGATAAAGTGAGAGCGTTGGAACAGCTGAACCAACAGCTGGAGGAACAGATTCGACTCTGTCTGGACCGCAAAGCATCCAGCGCCGGAGCCTGGGGCCCTCTGAGGAGGGACTGGGAGGATGTCtacagacag GTCAGTGAAGCGATCCTGGACAACGCTCGGCTGATGCTGCAGACTGAGAACGTTCAGGCCAACGCTGAGGACTTCAAGGACAG GTATGAAAACGAGCAGCCGTTCAGGAaggcggtggaggaggagatcaGCTCTCTGTACAAAGTGATCGACGATGCCAGCCTGACGAAGGCCGAGCTCGAGGAGCAGATGGAGACCATGAGAGCTGAGCTACGAAACCTGGAACACAACCACGAGCAG GATGTGCGAGTCCTCTACAGTCAGATGGCAGGACGTGAGGTGGACGAACCCGACGCTCCCATAGAAACTAGTCTGGACCAGATCCTGGCCTACATCCGGAGCCACTGGGAGAAGGTGACGGAGAGGAACCGAGCCGAGACCGACAGCTACCTGGAGTGTAAG GAGGCgcagtgtgtgagcagcagactgagtccagaggaggagcaggtggaggcgCTGAAGGCCGAGTGTAATGAGACCGGCTGTAAGATCCAGAGTCTGCAGGCCGAGACCGAGTCCATCAGAGCGCTG AAACGAGGTCTGGAAAACTCCCTGGGCGACGCCCGGCACTGGCACGACATGGAGCTGCAGAACCTGGGCTCTGTGGTGGCCAagctggaggcagagctggCCGACGTTCGTGGTGAGATCGAACAGCAGCGGCGCGACTACGACACGCTGCTGAGCAACAAGCAGCGTCTGGAGCAGGAGATCGGCATGTACCACGGCATcctggatggagaggagagccGCTTCCAGCCCGCCGAGATGCC GTGTCCAGGTCTGCATTCAGAACCTGAGGGAGCTGCCATCGCTTCTGCTGCTCCAGACTCCAGGACCAACGCTCCAGGACCTCCAGGACCTCCAGGAACACCAGGACAGTGA